In Strigops habroptila isolate Jane chromosome 14, bStrHab1.2.pri, whole genome shotgun sequence, one genomic interval encodes:
- the SPATA20 gene encoding spermatogenesis-associated protein 20 isoform X2, whose amino-acid sequence MFAAPLRLARRFTFLTGTVTMATGGTTLPPSIPRHTNRLINEKSPYLLQHAHNPVDWYPWGQEAFDKAKQENKLIFLSVGYSTCHWCHVMEEESFKNEEIGEIMNKNFVCIKVDREERPDVDKVYMTFVQATSGGGGWPMSVWLTPDLKPFVGGTYFPPEDGVHRVGFRTVLLRIAEQWKENKDALLQNSQKILEALLRTTEIRVRGQESPPPSEMVMATCFQQLSDSYDEEYGGFSESPKFPTPVNLNFLFTYWALHRTTPQGARALQMALHTLKMMAHGGIHDHVGQGFHRYSTDRHWHVPHFEKMLYDQGQLAATYSRAFQISGDEFFANVAQDILLYVSRDLSDQAGGFYSAEDADSHPTTESREKREGAFCVWTAEEIRALLPDPVEGATEGTTLGDVFMHHYGVKETGNVDPMKDPHQELKGKNVLIVRGSPELTASRFGLEPQRLGAALQEGRQRLAAARAQRPRPHLDTKMLAAWNGLMISGFAQAGAALARQEYVSRAAQAAAFLQRHLFDPTSGRLLRSCYRGKDNAVEQSAVPIQGFLEDYVFVIQALFDLYEASLDQGWLEWALQLQHMQDKLFWDPKGFAYFSSEAGDPSLLLRLKDDQDGAEPTANSVTVTNLLRAACYSGHTDWVEKARQILAAYSERLQKIPIILPEMARATAVFHHTVKQVVICGDPQGEDTKEMLRCVHSVFSPTKLQSASLCSPSSWPRKRTLGSL is encoded by the exons ATGTTCGCGGCGCCGCTGCGCCTGGCTCGCAG GTTCACGTTTCTAACAGGGACCGTGACCATGGCCACAGGGGGGACAACCCTCCCTCCCAGCATCCCTCGTCACACCAACCGCCTGATTAACGAGAAGTCCCCGTACCTCCTGCAGCACGCTCACAACCCCGTGGATTG GTACCCTTGGGGTCAGGAAGCCTTtgataaagcaaagcaagaaaacaagctgATATTCCTGTCAG TCGGTTACTCCACCTGCCACTGGTGCCATGTGATGGAGGAGGAGTCCTTCAAGAACGAGGAGATTGGGGAGATTATGAACAAGAACTTTGTGTGCATCAAAGTGGATCGTGAGGAGCGGCCAGATGTGGACAAGGTGTACATGACCTTCGTGCAG GCAACCAGTGGTGGAGGTGGCTGGCCGATGAGCGTCTGGCTGACTCCAGACCTCAAGCCCTTTGTAGGAGGAACGTACTTTCCTCCTGAGGATGGAGTTCATCGCGTTGGCTTTCGGACTGTGCTGCTCCGAATCGCAGAGCAG TGGAAGGAGAACAAAGATGCCCTGTTGCAGAACAGCCAAAAGATCCTGGAAGCATTGCTACGTACTACTGAGATCCGTGTGCGAGGCCAGGAGTCACCCCCACCATCCGAAATGGTGATGGCCACTtgtttccagcagctctccGACTCCTATGATGAGGAATACGGCGGCTTTTCCGAATCCCCCAAGTTCCCCACCCCAG TGAATTTGAATTTCCTCTTCACGTACTGGGCCCTGCACCGAACAACTCCACAAGGAGCCCGGGCTCTGCAGATGGCTCTGCATACACTCAAGATGATGGCCCATGGGGGCATCCATGACCACGTCGGTCAG GGGTTTCATCGCTACTCCACTGACCGGCACTGGCACGTCCCTCACTTTGAGAAGATGCTGTATGACCAGGGGCAGTTGGCAGCTACGTATAGCAGAGCATTTCAG ATCTCTGGTGATGAATTCTTTGCCAATGTTGCCCAAGACATTCTGCTCTATGTCTCACGGGACCTGAGTGACCAG GCAGGAGGTTTCTACAGCGCAGAAGATGCAGATTCTCACCCGACCACCGAATCCAGAGAGAAGCGAGAAGGAGCCTTCTGTGTTTGGACAGCTGAGGAAATACGGGCTCTCCTTCCTGACCCTGTCGAGGGGGCCACAGAGGGGACAACCCTGGGAGATGTCTTCATGCACCACTATGGAGTGAAGGAGACCGGCAACGTGGACCCCATGAAG GACCCCCACCAGGAGCTGAAGGGCAAGAACGTCCTTATTGTGCGGGGCTCCCCAGAGCTGACGGCGTCCCGGTTCGGGCTGGAGCCGCAGCGGCTGGGTGCAGCGCTGCAGGAGGGCCGGCAGAGGCTGGCCGCTGCCCGGGCACAGCGCCCGCGGCCGCACTTGGACACCAAGATGCTGGCGGCGTGGAACG GGCTGATGATCTCGGGCTTTGCCCAGGCTGGGGCAGCCCTGGCCAGGCAGGAGTACGTGAGCCGGGCTGCGCAGGCAGCCGCCTTCCTGCAGAGACACCTTTTCGACCCCACCAGCGGGAGGCTGCTGCGGAGCTGCTACCGCGGCAAGGACAACGCGGTGGAGCAGAG tgccgTGCCCATCCAGGGCTTCCTGGAGGATTATGTCTTCGTCATCCAGGCTCTGTTTGACCTGTATGAAGCCTCACTGGATCAGGGCTGGCTGGAGTGggccctgcagctccagcacatgCAAGACAAGCTCTTCTGGGACCCCAAAGGCTTTGCATATTTCTCCAGCGAGGCTGGTgatccctccctgctcctgcgCCTGAAGGATG ACCAAGATGGAGCAGAGCCCACCGCCAACTCTGTCACTGTCACAAACCTGCTCCGAGCAGCTTGTTACTCTGGCCATACAGACTGGGTGGAAAAAGCCAGGCAGATCTTGGCTGCCTACTCAGAGAGGCTGCAGAAGATCCCAATAATCCTGCCAGAGATGGCCCGGGCCACCGCTGTCTTCCATCACACTGTCAAACAG GTCGTTATCTGTGGGGACCCACAAGGAGAAGACACCAAAGAGATGCTGCGCTGCGTCCACTCCGTCTTCAGCCCAACCAAG ctgcagagcGCTAGCCTGTGCTCGCCTTCATCCTGGCCCCGCAAGAGGACCTTAGGGAGCTTGTGA
- the SPATA20 gene encoding spermatogenesis-associated protein 20 isoform X1, with product MFAAPLRLARRFTFLTGTVTMATGGTTLPPSIPRHTNRLINEKSPYLLQHAHNPVDWYPWGQEAFDKAKQENKLIFLSVGYSTCHWCHVMEEESFKNEEIGEIMNKNFVCIKVDREERPDVDKVYMTFVQATSGGGGWPMSVWLTPDLKPFVGGTYFPPEDGVHRVGFRTVLLRIAEQWKENKDALLQNSQKILEALLRTTEIRVRGQESPPPSEMVMATCFQQLSDSYDEEYGGFSESPKFPTPVNLNFLFTYWALHRTTPQGARALQMALHTLKMMAHGGIHDHVGQGFHRYSTDRHWHVPHFEKMLYDQGQLAATYSRAFQISGDEFFANVAQDILLYVSRDLSDQAGGFYSAEDADSHPTTESREKREGAFCVWTAEEIRALLPDPVEGATEGTTLGDVFMHHYGVKETGNVDPMKDPHQELKGKNVLIVRGSPELTASRFGLEPQRLGAALQEGRQRLAAARAQRPRPHLDTKMLAAWNGLMISGFAQAGAALARQEYVSRAAQAAAFLQRHLFDPTSGRLLRSCYRGKDNAVEQSAVPIQGFLEDYVFVIQALFDLYEASLDQGWLEWALQLQHMQDKLFWDPKGFAYFSSEAGDPSLLLRLKDDQDGAEPTANSVTVTNLLRAACYSGHTDWVEKARQILAAYSERLQKIPIILPEMARATAVFHHTVKQVVICGDPQGEDTKEMLRCVHSVFSPTKVLMLADGDSAGFLYRQLPFLASLERKDGKATAYVCSNFTCSLPVTSLQELRGMLCP from the exons ATGTTCGCGGCGCCGCTGCGCCTGGCTCGCAG GTTCACGTTTCTAACAGGGACCGTGACCATGGCCACAGGGGGGACAACCCTCCCTCCCAGCATCCCTCGTCACACCAACCGCCTGATTAACGAGAAGTCCCCGTACCTCCTGCAGCACGCTCACAACCCCGTGGATTG GTACCCTTGGGGTCAGGAAGCCTTtgataaagcaaagcaagaaaacaagctgATATTCCTGTCAG TCGGTTACTCCACCTGCCACTGGTGCCATGTGATGGAGGAGGAGTCCTTCAAGAACGAGGAGATTGGGGAGATTATGAACAAGAACTTTGTGTGCATCAAAGTGGATCGTGAGGAGCGGCCAGATGTGGACAAGGTGTACATGACCTTCGTGCAG GCAACCAGTGGTGGAGGTGGCTGGCCGATGAGCGTCTGGCTGACTCCAGACCTCAAGCCCTTTGTAGGAGGAACGTACTTTCCTCCTGAGGATGGAGTTCATCGCGTTGGCTTTCGGACTGTGCTGCTCCGAATCGCAGAGCAG TGGAAGGAGAACAAAGATGCCCTGTTGCAGAACAGCCAAAAGATCCTGGAAGCATTGCTACGTACTACTGAGATCCGTGTGCGAGGCCAGGAGTCACCCCCACCATCCGAAATGGTGATGGCCACTtgtttccagcagctctccGACTCCTATGATGAGGAATACGGCGGCTTTTCCGAATCCCCCAAGTTCCCCACCCCAG TGAATTTGAATTTCCTCTTCACGTACTGGGCCCTGCACCGAACAACTCCACAAGGAGCCCGGGCTCTGCAGATGGCTCTGCATACACTCAAGATGATGGCCCATGGGGGCATCCATGACCACGTCGGTCAG GGGTTTCATCGCTACTCCACTGACCGGCACTGGCACGTCCCTCACTTTGAGAAGATGCTGTATGACCAGGGGCAGTTGGCAGCTACGTATAGCAGAGCATTTCAG ATCTCTGGTGATGAATTCTTTGCCAATGTTGCCCAAGACATTCTGCTCTATGTCTCACGGGACCTGAGTGACCAG GCAGGAGGTTTCTACAGCGCAGAAGATGCAGATTCTCACCCGACCACCGAATCCAGAGAGAAGCGAGAAGGAGCCTTCTGTGTTTGGACAGCTGAGGAAATACGGGCTCTCCTTCCTGACCCTGTCGAGGGGGCCACAGAGGGGACAACCCTGGGAGATGTCTTCATGCACCACTATGGAGTGAAGGAGACCGGCAACGTGGACCCCATGAAG GACCCCCACCAGGAGCTGAAGGGCAAGAACGTCCTTATTGTGCGGGGCTCCCCAGAGCTGACGGCGTCCCGGTTCGGGCTGGAGCCGCAGCGGCTGGGTGCAGCGCTGCAGGAGGGCCGGCAGAGGCTGGCCGCTGCCCGGGCACAGCGCCCGCGGCCGCACTTGGACACCAAGATGCTGGCGGCGTGGAACG GGCTGATGATCTCGGGCTTTGCCCAGGCTGGGGCAGCCCTGGCCAGGCAGGAGTACGTGAGCCGGGCTGCGCAGGCAGCCGCCTTCCTGCAGAGACACCTTTTCGACCCCACCAGCGGGAGGCTGCTGCGGAGCTGCTACCGCGGCAAGGACAACGCGGTGGAGCAGAG tgccgTGCCCATCCAGGGCTTCCTGGAGGATTATGTCTTCGTCATCCAGGCTCTGTTTGACCTGTATGAAGCCTCACTGGATCAGGGCTGGCTGGAGTGggccctgcagctccagcacatgCAAGACAAGCTCTTCTGGGACCCCAAAGGCTTTGCATATTTCTCCAGCGAGGCTGGTgatccctccctgctcctgcgCCTGAAGGATG ACCAAGATGGAGCAGAGCCCACCGCCAACTCTGTCACTGTCACAAACCTGCTCCGAGCAGCTTGTTACTCTGGCCATACAGACTGGGTGGAAAAAGCCAGGCAGATCTTGGCTGCCTACTCAGAGAGGCTGCAGAAGATCCCAATAATCCTGCCAGAGATGGCCCGGGCCACCGCTGTCTTCCATCACACTGTCAAACAG GTCGTTATCTGTGGGGACCCACAAGGAGAAGACACCAAAGAGATGCTGCGCTGCGTCCACTCCGTCTTCAGCCCAACCAAG GTGCTGATGCTGGCAGATGGAGACAGCGCTGGGTTCCTCTACCGCCAGTTGCCTTTCCTTGCATCCCTGGAGAGGAAGGATGGGAAAGCTACCGCCTACGTCTGCAGCAACTTCACCTGCTCCCTACCCGTCACCTCGCTCCAGGAGCTGCGTGGGATGCTCTGCCCATGA